One Cryptomeria japonica chromosome 9, Sugi_1.0, whole genome shotgun sequence genomic window carries:
- the LOC131027902 gene encoding uncharacterized protein LOC131027902: MAGLPVKHHHACKYVKSHCNSACRTERREKQSREMTENGQIQKDPRLYDIIIKSRQMPPKSCRQLRQKAGRPFPWEFGKERPGNLWYVVFRVSDESIFLNLRQLRPGNLWRVCTCRLKGFRREYISEFASIEAGKSQGSVKFNKVFSISLFIFFVFFFGKVYVKFN; this comes from the exons ATGGCTGGACTGCCGGTTAAACATCATCACGCCTGCAAATATGTCAAATCGCACTGTAATAG TGCTTGTCGGACGGAACGGAGGGAGAAGCAGAGTCGTGAAATGACCGAAAATGGACAGATCCAAAAAGACCCTAGACTTTACGACATCATTATTA AATCGCGACAAATGCCGCCCAAAAGTTGCCGTCAGTTACGTCAGAAAGCTGGCCGACCTTTTCCATGGGAATTCGGGAAAGAAAGGCCGGGAAATCTGTGGTATGTCGTTTTTAGGGTTTCAGACGAGAGTATATTTCTGAATTTGCGGCAATTGAGGCCGGGCAATCTGTGGCGTGTCTGTACATGCCGTTTAAAGGGCTTCAGACGAGAGTATATTTCTGAATTCGCGTCAATTGAGGCCGGGAAATCTCAG GGTTCTGTCAAATTCAACAAAGTTTTTTcgatttctttatttattttttttgttttttt TTTTGGAAAGGTTTATGTCAAATTCAACTAa